One segment of Ipomoea triloba cultivar NCNSP0323 chromosome 12, ASM357664v1 DNA contains the following:
- the LOC115998865 gene encoding uncharacterized protein LOC115998865: MLSKLTQEAPEYVSKIARIEEIGAPSIDVIEVRPVEIGEPDWMYDLKNYIANGTLPDDSSRAKKVKLRAPRFQLVDDRLYKRSYGGPLLRCLTSDEAKVVMEEVHEGICSAHQRPRTLAQKIILMGYYWPSINLDCEQYVRRCATCQEFHKLPGRPATYYQPVSEVIPFARWGDAVICRAFFATLVGKAAEWFKGLEQGSIRNFGQLADKFVKRFAANGNVRLXMAAGRKKYVIVAIDYFTKWVEAKALATITSQQCQKFLWKNVITRFGVPVQLITDNGTQXQPVNRDRGHDQRKNEPPFKHVKQYNRPEDVPRFTPLNRPLVEVLQFAEQCNLIHPPEPIPEGEDKRKYCAFHRVKGHNTSECMAXFEARVPIEAWLPTTRERNYDPEVNDEMQGTELNFIDEKRDMAARRLIEYQRNAKVAHDGRVNPRYFQVGDLVLRRREASKPTDHGKFAKKWEGPYRVSAMVQPGTYKLETLSGRLVARVWNSEHLIKFHK; encoded by the exons atgctctccaagttgactcaagaagctCCTGAATACGTGTCCAAGATTGCACGTATTGAAGAAATTGGAGCGCCAAGCATTGATGTCATAGAAGTCAGACCGGTTGAGATAGGCGAGCCAGATTGGATGTACGACTTGAAGAATTACATCGCCAACGGCACTCTACCGGACGACTCTTcccgggcaaagaaagttaagtTAAGGGCACCACGTTTTCAATTGGTTGATGATAGGCTCTACAAAAGATCATATGGCGGACCGCTGCTCCGGTGCTTAACTAGCGACGAGGCGAAAGTAGTGATGGAAGAAGTTCATGAAGGGATCTGTTCTGCCCATCAAAGACCAAGAACACTCGCGCAAAAGATCATTCTGATGGGTTACTATTGGCCTTCGATCAACCTGGATTGCGAGCAGTACGTTCGACGATGCGCCACTTGTCAAGAATTTCATAAGTTACCCGGTCGACCGGCCACCTACTATCAACCGGTCAGCGAAGTAATACCTTTTGCAAGGTGGG GCGATGCGGTCATTTGTAGAGCTTTCTTCGCTACCTTAGTCGGTAAGGCGGCCGAATGGTTCAAGGGTTTGGAGCAGGGGTCGATAAGAAATTTTGGTCAGTTGGCCGATAAGTTTGTAAAGCGTTTCGCTGCAA ATGGGAACGTGAGGTTGANGATGGCAGCCGGACGCAAAAAGTATGTGATAGTGGCGATCGAttacttcaccaagtgggtggAAGCAAAAGCGTTGGCAACCATCACTTCTCAACAGTGTCAAAAGTTTCTTTGGAAAAATGTGATTACTCGCTTCGGGGTACCTGTTCAATTGATCACAGACAACGGGACACAATTNCAGCCGGTCAATCGGGACAGAGGCCACGATCAAAGGAAAAATGAACCACCGTTCAAACACGTCAAACAATACAATCGGCCAGAAGATGTACCACGTTTCACTCCGTTGAACAGACCCCTGGTGGAAGTCTTGCAGTTTGCCGAGCAATGCAATTTGATCCACCCACCGGAGCCGATACCCGAGGGGGAGGACAAGAGAAAGTATTGTGCTTTCCACAGAGTCAAGGGACACAATACTTCGGAGTGCATGGCCTNATTCGAGGCAAGAGTCCCGATTGAAGCATGGCTCCCTACCACTCGGGAAAGAAATTACGATCCGgaagtgaatgatgagatgcaAGGTACGGAACTCAATTTCATAGACGAAAAAAGGGACATGGCAGCTCGAAGGTTAATAGAATATCAGAGGAATGCCAAAGTAGCCCATGACGGTCGAGTGAACCCACGATATTTCCAAGTAGGAGATCTGGTCCTACGGCGGAGGGAAGCTAGCAAGCCGACTGATCACGGAAAATTTGCCAAGAAGTGGGAAGGACCCTACAGGGTCTCTGCAATGGTTCAGCCAGGTACCTATAAGTTAGAGACTCTTTCTGGTCGATTAGTCGCCCGAGTGTGGAACTCTGAGCACCTTATTAAATTTCACAAGTAG
- the LOC115999230 gene encoding exocyst complex component EXO70E2-like, translated as MIMGDCKPNIPMVGEEEEEESLIAAAQNIVKALEGNTNLTNDARKILADLGSQLSSIIRVGESNQDESEKQLCEFEEQLNAVQAKVMNLELNQSMLWDCGAEEAYEYLRYVDEVRKLTERLERLCIQKDCKEKENELLLRAHDVLQTAMNRLDDEFRYLLVQNRQPFEPEHMSFRSSEEDIVDEGSILSFGDDSVEEVVQRGDSASRGSDEYIIELVHPDVIPHLRCIANLMFDSNYGQECSQAFVSERKEALDDCLFILELEKLSIEDVIKMEWNVLSSKIRRWIRAMKIFVRIYLASEKWLGDQIFGELGSVSSVCFAESSRSSMLQLLNFCEAIAIGPHQPEKLIRVLDMYEVLADLIPEIDALYSDEAGSGVRVECRDILRSLGDCAKATFLEFEAAVASNISTNAFPGGGIHHLTRYVMNYMKALTDYGNSLNEVLQRNEKECAIPISPGASPVSEEDNASESSYTSHMAQHFRSLVSILECNLDDKSKLYKDEALGHIFLMNNIHYIAEKVKQSELRMVLGDDWIRKRNWKFQQHAMSYVRATWGSILSLLRDEGLQNPGSSSISRTLMKERLQSFYLAFEEVYRNQTAWSIPDSQLREDLRISTSLKVIQAYRTFVGRHTNSISDKHIKYSADDLEQLLLDLFEGSPRSLHGSHRR; from the coding sequence ATGATAATGGGAGATTGTAAACCAAACATCCCAATggtgggagaagaagaagaagaggaaagcttAATTGCTGCAGCTCAGAACATAGTGAAGGCTTTAGAGGGGAACACAAATTTAACCAATGATGCTAGGAAAATCTTAGCAGATCTAGGCTCCCAATTGTCCTCCATAATTAGGGTTGGGGAAAGTAACCAGGATGAATCTGAGAAGCAGTTGTGTGAGTTTGAGGAGCAGCTTAATGCAGTGCAGGCTAAGGTGATGAATTTGGAGTTAAATCAGTCGATGCTTTGGGACTGTGGAGCTGAAGAGGCATATGAGTATTTAAGGTATGTGGATGAAGTCCGAAAGCTGACGGAGAGGCTCGAGAGACTTTGCATTCAGAAAGATTGCAAAGAGAAAGAGAACGAGCTTCTGCTAAGGGCTCATGATGTTCTGCAGACTGCAATGAATAGGCTTGATGATGAGTTTAGGTATTTGTTGGTTCAAAACAGGCAGCCTTTCGAGCCTGAACACATGTCTTTTCGTTCCAGCGAAGAGGATATTGTGGACGAGGGATCTATTCTCTCCTTTGGGGATGACTCTGTTGAAGAAGTGGTCCAAAGGGGGGATAGTGCGAGTCGAGGTTCAGATGAGTACATAATAGAACTAGTGCATCCCGATGTGATTCCCCACCTCAGATGCATTGCCAATTTGATGTTTGATTCGAATTATGGTCAGGAATGCTCCCAAGCATTTGTTAGTGAAAGAAAAGAAGCCTTGGATGACTGTCTCTTCATCCTCGAACTCGAGAAATTGAGCATTGAGGATGTGATCAAGATGGAATGGAATGTTCTGAGCTCCAAAATCAGGCGGTGGATACGAGCTATGAAGATTTTTGTGCGCATCTATCTCGCGAGTGAAAAATGGCTGGGTGATCAAATATTCGGTGAGCTAGGGTCAGTTAGTTCTGTTTGTTTTGCAGAATCGTCGAGAAGTTCAATGTTGCAGCTTCTGAATTTCTGTGAAGCCATAGCAATTGGCCCCCATCAGCCAGAAAAGCTGATCCGGGTTCTTGACATGTATGAGGTTCTTGCAGATCTTATCCCAGAAATTGATGCATTATACTCTGACGAAGCTGGATCAGGTGTTAGGGTGGAATGCCGTGACATTCTAAGAAGTTTAGGCGATTGTGCAAAGGCCACATTTCTTGAATTCGAAGCCGCTGTTGCATCCAACATTTCGACCAACGCCTTTCCTGGTGGCGGGATCCATCATCTTACACGATATGTTATGAACTACATGAAAGCTCTTACTGATTATGGCAATTCCCTTAACGAAGTCCTACAACGTAACGAGAAAGAATGTGCAATCCCAATTTCGCCAGGTGCTAGTCCAGTTAGCGAAGAAGACAATGCCAGTGAAAGCTCGTATACTTCTCATATGGCTCAACACTTCAGATCCCTAGTTTCAATTTTGGAATGCAACCTCGACGATAAGTCCAAGTTATACAAGGACGAGGCCCTCGGGCACATTTTCTTAATGAACAACATACATTACATAGCTGAAAAGGTGAAACAATCAGAGCTGAGAATGGTGCTAGGCGATGACTGGATTCGCAAGCGCAACTGGAAGTTCCAACAGCATGCAATGAGCTACGTGAGAGCTACGTGGGGTTCAATCCTTTCTTTACTGAGGGACGAAGGGCTTCAAAATCCCGGTTCAAGTTCCATTTCAAGAACTCTTATGAAAGAGAGATTGCAGAGCTTCTATCTCGCATTTGAGGAGGTTTATAGGAACCAGACTGCGTGGTCTATTCCAGACAGCCAGCTCCGTGAAGATCTTCGAATCTCGACGTCCCTCAAGGTAATCCAGGCATACCGCACATTTGTTGGAAGACATACCAATAGCATCAGTGACAAACACATTAAGTACAGTGCCGATGATTTAGAGCAGTTGCTCTTGGACCTTTTCGAGGGATCTCCAAGATCATTGCATGGTTCTCACAGGAGGTGA